In Juglans microcarpa x Juglans regia isolate MS1-56 chromosome 8D, Jm3101_v1.0, whole genome shotgun sequence, the following are encoded in one genomic region:
- the LOC121243463 gene encoding beta-amyrin 28-monooxygenase-like, translating into MEHFYLSLLLLFVSFVSLSLFSLFYKHRSNFTGPNLPPGKTGYPMIGESLEFLSSGWKGHPEKFIFDRMTKFSSEVFKTSLLGQPAAVFCGPTCNKFLFSNENKLVTAWWPESVNKVFPSSTQSSSNEESKKMRKMLPNFLKPEALQRYIGIMDNIAERHFASGWDNQKEVIVFPLAKRYTFWLACRLFISVEDPNHIATFADPFQALASGIISIPIDLPGTPFNRAIKASNFIRKELVKIIKQRKIDLAEGKASPTQDILSHMLLTCDENGQYMAELDIADKILGLLIGGHDTASAACTFIVKYLAEIPDVYEGVYNEQMEIAKSKAPGEVLNWDDIQKMRYSWNVACEVMRLAPPLQGGFREALTDFVFNGFSIPKGWKLYWSANSTHKNPDYFPEPQKFDPSRFEGRGPAPYTYVPFGGGPRMCPGKEYARLEILVFMHHLVKRFKWDKLIPDEKIVVDPMPIPAKGLPVRLFPHKA; encoded by the exons ATGGAGCATTTCTATCTCTCCCTTCTCCTCCTCTTTGTTTCCTTCGTCTCCCTCTCGCTCTTTTCCCTCTTCTATAAGCACAGATCCAACTTCACCGGCCCAAACCTCCCGCCGGGCAAGACCGGTTACCCCATGATTGGCGAGAGCCTCGAGTTCTTGTCCTCCGGATGGAAAGGTCATCCGGAAAAGTTCATCTTCGACCGCATGACCAAGTTCTCGTCCGAAGTTTTCAAGACCTCGCTTCTTGGGCAGCCGGCGGCAGTCTTCTGTGGCCCAACATGCAACAAGTTTTTGTTCTCCAACGAGAACAAGCTTGTCACTGCTTGGTGGCCTGAATCGGTTAACAAAGTCTTCCCTAGCTCCACCCAAAGCAGCTCTAACGAAGAGtcaaagaagatgagaaagatGCTCCCCAATTTCCTCAAGCCCGAAGCTTTGCAAAGGTACATCGGTATCATGGACAACATAGCTGAACGACACTTCGCTTCTGGTTGGGATAACCAAAAGGAAGTCATTGTTTTCCCTCTCGCAAAAAG GTATACTTTCTGGTTGGCTTGCCGCTTGTTTATCAGTGTTGAGGACCCAAACCATATAGCAACATTTGCAGATCCATTCCAGGCTTTGGCCTCAGGGATCATCTCAATCCCAATTGACTTGCCTGGAACACCATTTAACCGTGCAATCAAGGCCTCAAACTTCATTAGGAAGGAGCTCGTGAAGATCATTAAGCAGAGAAAGATTGATTTGGCTGAAGGAAAAGCAAGCCCTACCCAAGACATATTGTCCCACATGCTCTTGACTTGTGACGAGAATGGACAGTACATGGCTGAGTTGGATATTGCAGACAAGATTCTTGGTTTGTTGATCGGTGGCCATGATACCGCTAGTGCTGCCTGCACTTTCATCGTCAAGTATCTTGCTGAAATTCCTGATGTTTACGAGGGTGTTTACAACG AACAAATGGAGATAGCCAAGTCAAAAGCTCCTGGAGAGGTGCTGAATTGGGATGATATTCAAAAGATGAGGTATTCATGGAACGTTGCGTGTGAAGTGATGAGGCTTGCTCCTCCTCTCCAAGGGGGTTTCCGGGAAGCTCTTACTGACTTCGTCTTCAATGGCTTCTCCATTCCAAAGGGCTGGAAG TTGTACTGGAGTGCAAACTCTACACACAAGAATCCGGACTACTTCCCTGAACCTCAGAAGTTTGATCCCAGCAGGTTTGAAGGACGTGGACCTGCTCCTTACACATATGTTCCATTTGGAGGAGGACCAAGGATGTGCCCCGGAAAAGAGTATGCCCGTTTGGAAATACTTGTTTTCATGCACCATTTGGTGAAAAGGTTCAAGTGGGATAAACTCATTCCTGATGAGAAAATCGTAGTTGATCCCATGCCTATTCCTGCAAAGGGTCTGCCTGTTCGCCTTTTCCCTCACAAAGCTTGA